One Ignisphaera sp. DNA window includes the following coding sequences:
- the cca gene encoding CCA tRNA nucleotidyltransferase, with amino-acid sequence MEEIFNKILARIKPDERIRNTVLRIYDELQSIIHKCFEQKGLEHFEVTLQGSVAKDTFLRDDVDIDIFILFNPSHYTVDWINKNFVEVVSQCLQEKGYSIVVEYASHPYIITHVDGYEINIVPAFKISKPSEIISAVDRTPFHTEYVKAKLCEECKDEVRLLKYFLKVWNMYGAEIKTRGFSGYLTELLIIKYGSFINTLKASLSWRAYKTCIDIEGYYVDEKECRNRFRNDVLVIVDPVDANRNVASALSLKNFAMFKLLARLFLENPSENFFEMKIDEVSEEYNQKILRNRIFDEGLCYIAIKFDVTKKIPDVVWGQIRRIHNSIRNTLNEYGFRCTYIDSWVDPALSKAITIVELYECREYEYHIGPPAYDPNAVDFLIKNRHAVIGPWIDENGRLVCIRKRRKNPEDIVKEVLEQISPSSLRIAEITRVLSIHDVSIDEDKSYMMWLKRFLERKILNY; translated from the coding sequence GTGGAGGAAATATTTAACAAAATCCTTGCTCGGATAAAGCCTGACGAGAGAATAAGAAATACTGTGCTCAGAATATATGACGAACTTCAGAGTATTATCCACAAATGCTTTGAACAAAAAGGTCTAGAGCACTTTGAAGTTACACTACAGGGTTCTGTGGCAAAGGATACATTTCTTAGAGATGATGTAGATATAGATATTTTCATATTATTTAATCCAAGTCACTATACAGTTGACTGGATAAACAAGAATTTTGTTGAGGTGGTTTCACAATGCTTGCAGGAAAAAGGGTATAGCATAGTTGTAGAGTATGCCTCTCATCCGTACATTATAACTCATGTTGATGGCTATGAGATAAACATTGTACCCGCATTTAAAATTTCGAAACCAAGTGAAATAATTTCGGCAGTCGATAGAACACCATTTCATACTGAATACGTCAAGGCAAAATTGTGTGAGGAATGCAAAGATGAGGTTAGGCTCCTAAAATATTTTCTCAAAGTGTGGAATATGTATGGAGCAGAAATAAAGACACGAGGATTCTCCGGCTATTTAACAGAGTTGTTAATAATAAAATACGGTTCTTTTATCAATACACTGAAAGCATCATTATCATGGAGGGCTTACAAGACGTGTATAGATATAGAGGGCTATTACGTTGATGAGAAAGAATGTAGAAATAGATTTAGAAACGATGTTTTAGTTATTGTAGACCCTGTTGATGCGAATAGAAATGTTGCATCAGCGCTCTCTCTAAAAAACTTCGCAATGTTTAAACTACTTGCTAGACTTTTTCTAGAGAACCCATCTGAAAACTTTTTTGAGATGAAGATAGATGAGGTATCTGAGGAATATAATCAGAAAATATTAAGGAATAGAATATTTGATGAAGGACTATGTTACATAGCAATAAAATTTGATGTTACCAAGAAAATTCCAGATGTTGTATGGGGGCAAATCAGAAGGATTCATAATTCGATTAGAAATACCCTAAATGAATATGGCTTCAGATGCACATATATTGATTCGTGGGTTGACCCAGCGTTATCCAAGGCCATAACCATTGTAGAACTTTACGAATGTAGAGAATATGAATATCATATTGGACCCCCAGCTTACGATCCGAATGCAGTAGATTTTCTAATAAAGAATAGACATGCTGTAATTGGTCCTTGGATTGACGAAAATGGAAGACTTGTATGTATAAGAAAAAGAAGGAAGAACCCCGAGGACATTGTAAAGGAGGTTTTAGAGCAAATATCTCCTTCATCATTAAGAATAGCTGAAATTACAAGGGTTTTATCAATACACGATGTGAGCATTGATGAAGATAAATCATATATGATGTGGCTCAAAAGATTTTTAGAAAGAAAAATTTTAAATTATTAA
- the thpR gene encoding RNA 2',3'-cyclic phosphodiesterase → MSSLRAFIAVEIESPDTLNNIVRWKKQLETLGIDAKFVEDENIHLTIRFLGEISVSSLEQIKELLNNIPKMFKPFEIKIAGFGAFPNVYRPRVLWVGIVEGFETLVSIRKYIDSEIVKKGLKDVHKDQHEFSPHITIARLKSYRGVEKLQKYFNEYRDYVFGTSIITQIKIKRSILTPRGPIYSDIHIARLL, encoded by the coding sequence ATGAGCAGTTTAAGAGCTTTTATAGCAGTAGAGATAGAGAGCCCAGATACTTTAAATAATATTGTTAGGTGGAAAAAGCAGTTAGAGACTCTTGGAATAGATGCAAAGTTTGTTGAGGATGAGAATATACATCTAACAATTAGATTTCTTGGCGAGATATCTGTATCTTCTCTTGAACAAATTAAGGAATTGCTTAATAATATTCCCAAGATGTTTAAACCCTTTGAGATTAAGATTGCTGGCTTTGGTGCATTTCCAAATGTTTATAGACCAAGGGTTCTCTGGGTAGGGATCGTAGAGGGATTTGAGACCCTAGTTAGCATCAGAAAATATATTGATTCAGAAATAGTTAAAAAAGGCTTAAAAGATGTACATAAAGATCAACATGAATTCTCGCCACATATAACAATTGCTAGGTTAAAAAGCTATAGAGGCGTTGAAAAGCTACAGAAATACTTCAATGAGTACAGAGATTATGTCTTCGGAACATCAATCATTACACAAATCAAAATCAAAAGAAGCATTCTTACACCTAGAGGACCCATATACTCTGATATTCACATAGCAAGACTATTGTAG
- a CDS encoding chromatin protein Cren7: MPCSLQVKVKDPTSHLEVILIPEKVYVIRNHTGKIIKIGLFKSPKTGQIFRALLPDNYIC; the protein is encoded by the coding sequence ATGCCATGCTCGCTACAGGTAAAAGTTAAAGATCCAACATCTCATTTAGAGGTTATACTAATACCTGAAAAGGTCTATGTGATTAGAAACCATACAGGAAAAATAATTAAAATAGGTCTTTTCAAGAGCCCTAAAACAGGTCAGATATTCAGAGCTTTGTTGCCGGATAACTACATATGCTAA
- a CDS encoding ArsR family transcriptional regulator has protein sequence MGTDTNEKEVGVAKVRRGIWIEGDIMYVAGEEFIEKVASALASLTRLRIIGLAFKGDMGIEDLADKLGQSKANISTHVKRLEEVNIVRAVYLPGHRGVKKIAKPAVKEIRILLSELGEEVEERIKEAPLPPEEVEGEFKE, from the coding sequence ATGGGAACAGATACTAATGAAAAAGAAGTTGGTGTAGCTAAAGTTAGAAGAGGTATATGGATTGAAGGAGACATTATGTATGTAGCTGGAGAAGAATTTATTGAGAAGGTGGCAAGCGCTTTGGCATCTCTAACGAGGTTGAGAATAATTGGATTGGCTTTCAAGGGGGATATGGGAATAGAGGATCTGGCTGACAAACTAGGTCAAAGCAAAGCTAATATAAGTACACATGTAAAACGATTAGAAGAGGTGAATATTGTTAGAGCTGTCTACTTACCTGGCCATAGAGGTGTGAAGAAGATAGCTAAACCAGCTGTTAAGGAGATAAGAATATTACTATCAGAGCTAGGGGAAGAGGTTGAGGAGAGAATCAAAGAAGCACCCTTACCTCCTGAAGAGGTTGAAGGAGAATTCAAAGAATGA
- a CDS encoding aldehyde ferredoxin oxidoreductase N-terminal domain-containing protein, protein MFRYRLLRIDVSSSKWSLHEYNLGDVLGPIDVALKIHEEMSTWSKDVLDPSNAVIIGTGPFAGSKLFGTHRIVAVFRSPESKTIHVSEMGGAGYRFIGCGVNAISIEGKSDEPAIIFVKGDEKGVAEVNIRKIPLSKLEEIYKGYDGYIGAYALEKYLIDTFWDEISSMKARPIVVGPAAFKTVYGAMVSIDVDFIKKRFVEGAEEFAARGGGGSVLAQAHNVVAIVAGGSYKPQLPKQLTEVTELYSTMKALLAKDFIQSVNEATVKYRYDSSIGAGGTFGVNYPHYRELLPLFNFNSIYLHKSVRKKLVDLILENFWKPVKTESFDLAKTWATCGEPCPVSCKKIWRGKKLDYEPTNALGPSIGVFRIELTRNLVDLADQLGFDAIGIGHVVAWLLEAVYKGLLKPEEVGLDRKPNMDPMLMNIDEWTVNAYLAEKILRGLVEGSTDVLKIVAKGVRFACKQLDMMFSDRVKRIGLRFEDLVAYQPYGENGYMTPNYYWTPGFLLPLAVTGKYWTNYTSTFTEPEEFAKVVATRAVKELEISNAGLCRFHRGWAEKVLPKLYELLGVKIDLDQYSKILYQKIAMYATKASAKPRLIEGERAKDIIATLATEFNVEEWNKKFASNKDDAVREWILRVAKSIVAQLGLSEDWYKDI, encoded by the coding sequence TTGTTTAGATACAGATTGTTAAGAATAGACGTGTCAAGTAGTAAGTGGTCTTTGCATGAATATAATCTTGGAGATGTTTTAGGTCCAATAGACGTTGCCCTAAAGATTCATGAAGAGATGTCTACATGGAGCAAAGACGTTTTAGATCCAAGCAACGCTGTTATTATAGGAACTGGCCCCTTTGCTGGAAGCAAGTTGTTTGGTACTCACAGAATTGTTGCTGTATTTAGAAGCCCCGAAAGCAAAACAATACATGTATCTGAAATGGGTGGAGCTGGCTATAGATTCATTGGATGCGGGGTTAATGCTATATCTATCGAGGGTAAAAGTGATGAACCCGCTATCATATTTGTTAAAGGAGATGAAAAAGGGGTTGCAGAGGTAAACATAAGAAAAATTCCATTGAGTAAATTAGAAGAGATATACAAGGGATATGATGGCTATATAGGTGCCTATGCCCTAGAGAAATATCTTATAGACACCTTCTGGGATGAGATATCATCTATGAAGGCAAGGCCAATAGTTGTTGGGCCAGCAGCCTTCAAAACTGTCTATGGAGCTATGGTCTCAATTGATGTAGACTTTATTAAAAAGAGATTTGTAGAGGGTGCTGAGGAATTTGCTGCCAGAGGTGGTGGAGGATCAGTTTTAGCACAGGCACACAATGTTGTGGCTATTGTTGCAGGAGGATCTTATAAACCGCAATTACCTAAGCAACTGACAGAGGTTACCGAGCTCTATTCAACGATGAAGGCGCTACTGGCAAAAGATTTTATACAGTCTGTTAATGAGGCTACGGTCAAATATCGATATGATTCGAGCATAGGTGCAGGAGGAACATTTGGTGTGAATTATCCGCATTACAGAGAGTTGCTACCTCTATTCAACTTTAACAGTATTTATCTTCACAAATCTGTGAGAAAGAAGCTTGTCGACCTCATCCTCGAAAACTTCTGGAAACCAGTGAAGACAGAGTCCTTTGACCTGGCAAAGACTTGGGCCACATGTGGAGAGCCGTGCCCAGTCTCATGCAAGAAGATATGGAGAGGAAAGAAACTAGACTATGAACCAACAAATGCCCTAGGGCCATCCATAGGAGTATTCAGGATTGAGTTAACAAGGAATTTGGTTGACTTGGCAGATCAGCTAGGCTTTGATGCCATTGGTATAGGGCATGTGGTTGCATGGCTACTAGAAGCTGTCTACAAAGGTCTTTTAAAGCCGGAGGAGGTGGGCCTCGATAGAAAGCCTAATATGGATCCAATGCTTATGAACATAGATGAATGGACGGTAAATGCATACCTAGCTGAAAAGATTTTGAGAGGGTTAGTAGAGGGTTCAACAGATGTTTTGAAGATTGTTGCAAAGGGTGTTAGATTTGCATGCAAGCAACTAGATATGATGTTTAGTGATAGGGTAAAGAGAATTGGGCTTAGATTCGAGGATCTCGTAGCCTATCAGCCATATGGTGAGAACGGGTATATGACGCCAAACTATTACTGGACACCTGGCTTTCTCTTGCCACTAGCTGTAACAGGGAAATATTGGACAAACTATACATCAACATTTACAGAGCCTGAAGAATTTGCCAAAGTTGTAGCTACAAGAGCTGTAAAAGAATTGGAGATCTCAAATGCCGGTTTATGCAGATTTCACAGAGGGTGGGCTGAGAAGGTATTGCCAAAGCTATACGAATTACTAGGTGTGAAGATAGATCTAGACCAGTATAGCAAGATTCTATACCAAAAAATAGCTATGTATGCCACAAAAGCAAGTGCAAAACCGAGGCTTATTGAAGGTGAGAGAGCGAAGGATATTATTGCAACTCTTGCTACAGAATTTAATGTAGAGGAATGGAACAAGAAATTTGCAAGCAACAAAGATGATGCAGTTAGAGAATGGATCTTAAGAGTAGCAAAATCAATAGTAGCGCAACTCGGACTTTCTGAAGATTGGTATAAGGATATTTAA
- a CDS encoding RNA repair domain-containing protein, producing the protein MKIKDVVNKILWSEKDVSKYYIIIVDRVEVSGFKRISLSKVTRVDNSYIYVTDALREEHAIPLHRIIKIVKDDKIIFERNTRKSKS; encoded by the coding sequence TTGAAGATAAAAGATGTTGTTAATAAAATTTTATGGAGCGAAAAAGATGTTAGCAAATATTACATTATTATAGTTGATAGAGTTGAGGTTTCAGGATTTAAGAGAATATCTTTATCTAAAGTTACTAGAGTGGATAATAGTTATATCTACGTAACAGATGCACTAAGAGAAGAGCATGCAATACCACTTCATAGAATTATTAAGATTGTTAAAGATGATAAGATTATTTTTGAAAGGAACACCAGAAAGTCGAAAAGCTAA
- a CDS encoding ATP-binding protein — MELMSNNIRRGARAVVEAMDKLLPNDLAGFVIAQTILGDGDETTLALATKIVSILYRGTQKKLIVFKDKENYQRALKSIAVNFKQLVLHIVSEMKLMDLDLVLISMIIDDDILALSVIYKQTLANDVFNYIKQNSNNIAIIISNKNIDVDVVLNKSISFLNKHGKKHYRELIKHLQFSNIYTIILTLNTDNVIKIRLREDYGKDSSLTIPISTPTWNVNDLPERIREDLHTLIIDPIIVHADYAPHGIIIVGPPGVGKSVTAEALANALGKKVVRINPGVYRSMWYGMTEKILSSIFSSLRKRKDIVVLIDDADFLVSRFNAIHEAFIAEMNIWLNILQERQRPLVIMTTNTPEVMDPALIRPGRLDIAIFMGYPDKKMRESIILNLCRMYNVKIANDGLINDIVSRTKWFNAAELDSLIRIAASKGKGVITEDSIGWALKKFHINYSERRLIQDNIESYASKMSNVVISYIPKEYEI, encoded by the coding sequence ATGGAGCTGATGAGCAATAATATTAGAAGAGGGGCAAGAGCAGTAGTTGAAGCTATGGACAAATTACTGCCAAATGATCTGGCAGGGTTTGTGATTGCCCAGACTATTCTCGGTGATGGCGATGAGACAACATTAGCTCTTGCAACAAAGATTGTATCAATTCTATATAGGGGTACTCAAAAAAAACTAATAGTTTTCAAGGATAAGGAGAATTATCAGCGGGCTCTAAAATCTATAGCAGTAAATTTCAAACAATTGGTTCTGCATATAGTATCTGAGATGAAGTTAATGGATTTGGATCTAGTGCTAATATCGATGATAATTGACGATGATATATTAGCTCTATCAGTCATATACAAACAGACTCTTGCAAATGATGTATTTAATTACATAAAGCAAAACTCAAACAATATAGCTATCATTATATCTAATAAGAATATTGATGTTGATGTAGTACTGAATAAAAGCATTAGTTTTCTTAACAAGCATGGAAAGAAACATTACAGGGAGCTTATAAAACATCTTCAATTTAGTAACATATACACAATTATATTAACTCTTAATACAGATAACGTTATAAAAATTAGGCTTAGAGAAGACTATGGAAAAGACTCCTCGTTAACCATACCAATCAGTACACCAACATGGAATGTCAATGATCTGCCAGAAAGAATTAGAGAAGATCTTCATACGCTCATTATAGATCCAATAATTGTGCATGCTGATTACGCCCCCCACGGAATTATAATAGTCGGTCCTCCAGGTGTTGGTAAAAGCGTTACAGCAGAAGCCCTAGCAAATGCGCTTGGGAAAAAGGTTGTGAGGATAAACCCAGGTGTATATAGATCGATGTGGTATGGCATGACAGAAAAAATTCTTTCATCAATATTCTCTTCACTAAGAAAGAGAAAAGATATAGTTGTATTAATTGATGATGCAGATTTTCTTGTCAGCAGATTCAATGCCATACACGAGGCTTTTATAGCTGAAATGAATATTTGGCTTAATATACTGCAGGAAAGGCAGAGACCGCTTGTCATAATGACAACAAATACACCAGAAGTAATGGATCCTGCATTAATAAGGCCTGGAAGACTAGATATAGCCATATTCATGGGTTATCCCGACAAAAAAATGAGGGAAAGTATAATATTGAACCTATGTAGAATGTATAATGTTAAGATAGCAAATGATGGACTTATCAACGATATTGTATCTAGAACAAAATGGTTTAATGCTGCAGAACTCGATTCACTAATCAGAATTGCTGCAAGTAAAGGAAAGGGTGTTATAACCGAAGATTCAATTGGATGGGCTTTGAAGAAGTTCCATATAAACTATAGCGAGAGAAGATTGATTCAAGACAATATTGAAAGCTATGCATCAAAAATGTCGAATGTTGTGATATCCTATATACCAAAAGAATATGAAATATAA
- a CDS encoding CTP synthase, translating to MTKYVFVTGGVLSSVGKGVTTASLAMLFQSMGHNTTIIKIDPYLNVDAGTMNPYAHGEVFVTDDGGETDLDIGHYERFLNRDLSKKNNITAGQIYYSVILKERKGEYLGATVQIIPHVTNEIKQRIKETGREYSADIVFVEIGGTVGDIEGLPFLEAARQMKLEEGANNVAFIHVGLVPTLKTTGEQKTKPIQHSVQELRRIGIQPDIIVARCEKPLTEEAKAKIALFGNVPPEAVISNYDVDNIYEVPIVLMRQNAHRILASKLLLEPKEPDLTPWLNFLDKLSKASKPIRIAMIGKYTKLRDSYISIVEAIKHASAYEGFRPVFKWIESTDIENGSIDISKELENVDGAVILPGFGKRGAEGKITAIRFLRERGIPTLGICFGFQLMVIEVARHVAGLSNANSTELDSSTPYPVIDLLPSQRNVNALGGSMRLGAISIKLYKNRKVYKAYKKEVVLERHRHRYGVNIKFLDKLETAGFVVSGVSLDDESIVEFMELNSNSLFIGTQAHPEFKSRPLAPSPLYHYFISKIAVER from the coding sequence ATGACAAAGTATGTATTTGTGACTGGTGGGGTACTGAGTAGCGTTGGAAAAGGTGTGACGACAGCATCTCTAGCAATGCTCTTTCAATCTATGGGCCATAACACGACGATCATTAAGATAGATCCATATCTAAATGTTGATGCTGGAACCATGAATCCGTATGCTCATGGAGAGGTCTTTGTGACAGATGATGGAGGGGAGACAGACCTTGACATTGGTCATTATGAAAGATTTTTGAATAGAGATTTGAGTAAGAAAAATAATATCACTGCTGGTCAAATATATTATTCAGTTATATTGAAGGAAAGAAAAGGAGAATATCTGGGAGCAACTGTTCAGATAATTCCACATGTTACTAATGAGATAAAGCAGAGAATCAAGGAGACTGGAAGAGAGTATAGTGCCGATATTGTTTTTGTGGAGATTGGTGGGACTGTGGGAGATATTGAGGGCTTGCCTTTTCTTGAAGCGGCGAGACAGATGAAGTTAGAGGAGGGGGCAAACAACGTAGCGTTTATTCATGTTGGTCTAGTCCCAACACTTAAGACAACTGGCGAGCAAAAGACAAAGCCTATTCAACATAGCGTTCAGGAGTTGAGGAGAATAGGAATTCAACCTGATATAATAGTTGCTAGATGCGAAAAACCGTTAACTGAAGAGGCTAAGGCAAAAATAGCCCTGTTTGGTAACGTCCCTCCTGAGGCTGTTATTTCAAATTATGACGTTGATAATATATATGAGGTTCCAATAGTTTTAATGCGTCAGAACGCCCATAGAATTTTAGCGTCCAAACTCTTGTTAGAACCTAAAGAACCTGATTTGACGCCATGGCTAAACTTCTTAGACAAATTGTCAAAGGCATCAAAACCCATCAGGATTGCTATGATAGGAAAATATACAAAACTTAGGGACAGCTACATAAGTATTGTTGAAGCAATTAAACATGCCTCTGCATATGAAGGTTTTAGACCAGTATTCAAATGGATTGAGTCTACAGATATCGAGAATGGGTCAATAGATATATCAAAAGAGCTTGAAAATGTTGATGGAGCTGTGATACTGCCAGGTTTTGGGAAAAGAGGAGCTGAAGGTAAGATAACAGCCATTAGATTTCTTAGAGAGAGAGGAATACCGACATTGGGAATATGCTTTGGCTTTCAGCTTATGGTAATAGAGGTGGCTAGGCATGTTGCTGGATTGTCCAATGCAAATAGCACTGAACTAGATTCTTCAACGCCTTATCCAGTAATAGACTTACTACCATCACAAAGAAATGTGAACGCCCTGGGCGGCTCTATGAGACTTGGAGCTATAAGTATAAAATTATATAAGAATAGAAAGGTTTATAAGGCATACAAAAAAGAGGTTGTCCTGGAGAGACATAGACATAGATATGGAGTAAACATAAAGTTCTTGGACAAGCTCGAGACAGCAGGATTCGTAGTTAGTGGTGTTAGTCTAGACGATGAAAGTATTGTAGAGTTTATGGAACTCAACAGCAACTCTTTATTCATTGGGACGCAAGCACATCCTGAATTTAAAAGTAGGCCACTAGCACCATCGCCACTATACCATTATTTTATAAGTAAAATAGCTGTTGAAAGATAA
- a CDS encoding RsmB/NOP family class I SAM-dependent RNA methyltransferase, with the protein MTLEDTNLSAEEILDEIRIDKISENSLFIAKKYGYAPYMIERYISMLGYEEALKLVESFEKFKKRPTILCNYLKYDCDKLIKNLENLGFSVKNLEWCDYCFYIDSAPESPSIGSTHEYLKGYYYVYRDPASLIPPLMLNPEKGSTVLDMCAAPGGKAIHILLLMEDEGLLIANDISRRRSISMLSHFVRMGFKSYVIINEDGFELPRKIGLEKFDYILLDAPCSAEGGIMFDPSRKTKTSQRALAQLVKREIELLYAATKLVKKGGRIVYTTCSIAPEENEYVITKVLQLNSEIDIEIPRLNIWSNGIARFSNLVFDDRVTRCVRIWPHRHGMEGYFVCSLVKK; encoded by the coding sequence TTGACATTGGAAGATACCAATCTTAGTGCTGAAGAAATACTTGACGAGATTCGTATAGATAAGATATCAGAAAACTCGTTATTCATAGCTAAAAAATATGGTTATGCACCATACATGATCGAAAGATATATATCAATGCTTGGATATGAAGAGGCTCTAAAGTTGGTTGAGTCTTTCGAGAAATTCAAGAAAAGACCTACAATATTATGCAATTATCTGAAGTATGACTGCGACAAACTGATAAAAAATCTTGAAAATCTGGGTTTTAGCGTGAAAAACCTTGAATGGTGCGACTACTGCTTCTATATAGATTCTGCACCAGAATCACCTTCTATCGGATCTACACACGAATATCTAAAAGGTTATTACTATGTGTATAGGGATCCTGCATCACTAATACCACCACTTATGTTGAACCCGGAAAAAGGTTCAACTGTACTCGATATGTGTGCAGCACCTGGCGGAAAAGCAATCCATATTTTACTGCTGATGGAAGATGAGGGGCTTCTCATAGCTAATGACATTTCGAGGAGAAGAAGCATTTCAATGCTTTCACACTTTGTTAGAATGGGGTTCAAATCTTATGTTATAATAAATGAGGATGGCTTTGAACTTCCTAGGAAAATTGGTTTAGAGAAATTTGACTACATCCTTCTAGATGCTCCTTGTAGTGCAGAGGGGGGCATAATGTTCGATCCTAGTAGAAAGACTAAGACTTCTCAACGGGCTCTGGCCCAGCTTGTCAAAAGGGAGATAGAGCTTCTCTATGCTGCTACAAAGCTTGTTAAAAAAGGTGGTAGGATAGTTTATACTACATGCAGTATTGCACCAGAGGAAAACGAGTATGTTATTACAAAGGTTCTGCAACTTAATAGTGAGATAGATATTGAGATTCCACGCTTAAATATATGGTCAAATGGTATAGCAAGATTCTCTAATTTGGTATTTGATGATAGGGTTACAAGATGTGTTAGAATTTGGCCTCATAGACATGGCATGGAGGGTTACTTCGTCTGCTCTCTTGTTAAAAAATGA
- a CDS encoding NAD(P)/FAD-dependent oxidoreductase gives MKFDVVVVGGGVGGLYASYALAKKSLKVALIEMKDEKNVGDKVCGDAIGEHHFIELGLEPPVPGFDKDHEYDGVVLFSPDEQHKIFVEGRGYSINRKNFGLKLYRMAINNGVEAYLEHFFVKPIVSGSKVDGIVAKDKNGFEKEFEAKVVIDATGVASAVRRSLPREWWVSVEIPKEDYNITYREVVVGDIDLDNKYAYIYLNVDVAPGGYWWLFPKGGGVYNIGLGVQWKEGAPNPRTQYVKYIMNKLGNRVSEVIHSGGGLVPTRRPIPCMVWNGFVVIGDAAATANPVHGGGIGSAMLSAKTVAEAITEALDKGDATMENLWSYHIKFHKVYGAKQASLDILRMFLQRMSNSDLNFVFRSNLVNGSEVYDMGSKGDLSISIINRVKSFLTLASRPSFLAKLYRLKQFMDRAKELYLNYPSSPSGYINWLAEEQRLFDEYRKWLTEKM, from the coding sequence ATGAAGTTCGATGTTGTTGTTGTTGGCGGTGGTGTTGGAGGCCTTTATGCATCTTATGCTCTTGCCAAAAAGAGCTTGAAGGTTGCACTAATTGAGATGAAGGATGAGAAAAACGTTGGAGACAAGGTTTGTGGAGATGCTATCGGCGAGCACCACTTTATTGAACTGGGGCTTGAGCCGCCTGTGCCAGGTTTTGATAAAGATCATGAGTATGATGGTGTTGTGCTATTCTCTCCAGATGAGCAACATAAAATTTTTGTTGAGGGAAGAGGTTACTCCATCAACAGGAAAAACTTTGGGTTGAAACTATATAGGATGGCTATAAACAATGGAGTTGAAGCGTATCTAGAACACTTCTTTGTCAAGCCAATAGTTAGTGGCTCAAAAGTTGATGGGATTGTGGCGAAGGATAAAAATGGATTTGAAAAGGAGTTCGAGGCAAAGGTTGTAATTGATGCAACAGGCGTTGCCTCTGCTGTTAGGAGGAGCCTGCCACGCGAGTGGTGGGTGTCTGTGGAAATACCTAAAGAAGATTATAATATTACATATAGAGAGGTTGTTGTGGGAGATATTGATCTGGACAACAAATATGCATATATATACTTGAATGTTGATGTTGCACCTGGAGGCTATTGGTGGCTGTTCCCAAAGGGAGGGGGTGTCTACAATATAGGGCTTGGAGTTCAGTGGAAGGAGGGCGCACCAAATCCGAGAACACAGTATGTCAAATACATCATGAATAAGCTTGGAAATAGAGTATCAGAGGTTATTCATAGCGGAGGTGGCCTTGTCCCAACAAGAAGACCAATACCGTGTATGGTGTGGAATGGGTTTGTGGTTATAGGTGATGCAGCTGCAACTGCCAATCCTGTGCATGGCGGTGGGATAGGCTCGGCAATGCTAAGCGCCAAGACGGTAGCTGAAGCAATTACTGAGGCGTTGGATAAAGGCGATGCAACTATGGAAAACCTTTGGAGCTATCACATCAAATTCCATAAGGTTTATGGAGCAAAGCAGGCCTCATTAGACATTCTAAGGATGTTCCTTCAGAGAATGAGTAATAGCGACCTGAATTTTGTATTTAGATCGAATCTTGTTAACGGTTCTGAGGTATATGACATGGGTTCTAAAGGCGATTTAAGCATCTCTATCATAAATAGAGTGAAGAGCTTTTTAACGTTAGCGTCGAGACCATCATTTCTAGCAAAACTGTATAGGCTAAAACAGTTTATGGATAGGGCAAAGGAGCTCTACCTTAATTACCCATCGTCGCCAAGTGGATACATTAACTGGTTGGCAGAAGAGCAGAGGCTTTTCGATGAGTATAGAAAGTGGCTAACAGAAAAGATGTGA